Proteins encoded together in one Streptomyces sp. NBC_01216 window:
- a CDS encoding LacI family DNA-binding transcriptional regulator, which translates to MAASGRRTGRPTLEEVAARAGVGRGTVSRVINGSPRVSEQARTAVQRAVAELGYVPNRAARALAGSRTDAVALVIPETEARLFTEPYFLDIVRGVSGELAEADKQLLLTLIRDDKERQRFEQYLAAQRVDGVLLVSVHRDDPLPDRVRMLGLPAVLNGRRSEAEPVAFVDSDNVGAGRSAVAHLAGRGRRRIATVTGPLDMYVARCRLDGYRAGLAEVGLVPDASLVATGDFTEEGGRRAMRELLERAPELDAVFAASDVMAAGARSVLRAAGRRVPKDVALVGVDDSAVARHMDPPLTSVRQPIEEMGRTMARLLLQEITEESVEQPRRVLPTELVIRASS; encoded by the coding sequence ATGGCGGCGAGCGGGCGTCGGACCGGCAGACCCACCCTGGAGGAGGTCGCGGCCAGGGCCGGGGTCGGGCGCGGCACGGTCTCGCGGGTGATCAACGGCTCGCCCCGGGTGAGCGAGCAGGCGAGGACGGCGGTCCAACGGGCGGTCGCCGAACTCGGCTACGTGCCCAACCGTGCGGCCCGTGCCCTGGCCGGCAGTCGTACCGACGCGGTCGCCCTGGTCATCCCCGAGACCGAGGCCCGGCTCTTCACCGAGCCCTACTTCCTCGACATCGTCCGCGGGGTGAGCGGCGAACTCGCCGAGGCCGACAAGCAGTTGCTACTCACGCTGATCCGTGACGACAAGGAGCGGCAGCGCTTCGAACAGTACCTCGCCGCGCAGCGGGTGGACGGGGTGCTCCTCGTCTCCGTGCACCGGGACGATCCGCTGCCCGACCGGGTTCGGATGCTGGGCCTGCCCGCCGTGCTCAACGGACGCCGGTCCGAGGCTGAGCCGGTGGCCTTCGTCGACTCCGACAACGTCGGCGCGGGCCGTTCCGCCGTCGCGCATCTCGCCGGGCGGGGTCGCCGTCGCATCGCCACCGTCACCGGCCCGCTCGACATGTACGTCGCCCGGTGCCGGCTCGACGGCTACCGGGCGGGTCTGGCGGAGGTCGGTCTCGTGCCCGACGCGTCGCTGGTGGCGACGGGGGACTTCACCGAGGAGGGCGGGCGTCGGGCGATGCGGGAACTCCTGGAGCGCGCGCCCGAGCTGGACGCGGTCTTCGCGGCCTCCGACGTGATGGCGGCGGGCGCGCGCTCGGTGCTGCGCGCGGCGGGCCGCCGCGTGCCAAAGGACGTCGCACTCGTCGGCGTCGACGACTCGGCCGTGGCCCGGCACATGGACCCGCCGCTGACCAGCGTGCGCCAGCCCATCGAGGAGATGGGACGCACCATGGCGCGCCTGTTGCTCCAGGAGATCACGGAGGAGTCCGTCGAACAGCCGCGCCGCGTGCTGCCGACGGAGCTGGTCATCCGCGCCTCGTCCTGA
- the xylA gene encoding xylose isomerase has protein sequence MPTRCAPTPADRFTFGLWTVGWQGRDPFGDATRAALDPVESVGRLAELGAYGVTFHDDDLIPFGASDADRARAVARFRAALDGTGLKVPMATTNLFSHPVFKDGGFTANDREVRRFALRKTIRNIDLAVELGAATYVAWGGREGAESGAAKDVRVALDRMKEAFDLLGDHVTTQGYDLRFAIEPKPNEPRGDILLPTIGHALAFIERLERPELVGVNPETGHEQMAGLNFPHGVAQALWAGKLFHIDLNGQSGAKYDQDLRFGAGDLRQAFWLVDLLESAGYEGPRHFDFKPARTDGSDGVWESARNCMRNYLILKERAASFRADPDVLEALAAARVPELSVPTAADGLGGLLADRSAYEDFDAVAVAARSSAFERLDQLALEHLLAAR, from the coding sequence ATGCCCACCCGATGCGCCCCCACCCCCGCCGACCGTTTCACCTTCGGCCTGTGGACCGTCGGCTGGCAGGGCCGAGACCCCTTCGGCGACGCCACCCGGGCGGCCCTCGACCCCGTCGAGTCGGTCGGGCGTCTCGCGGAGCTCGGCGCGTACGGCGTGACGTTCCACGACGACGACCTCATCCCCTTCGGCGCGTCAGACGCGGACCGCGCGAGGGCGGTCGCACGTTTCCGTGCCGCACTCGACGGCACCGGCCTGAAGGTGCCGATGGCGACCACGAACCTCTTCTCACACCCGGTCTTCAAGGACGGCGGCTTCACCGCCAACGACCGCGAGGTACGGCGCTTCGCCCTGCGCAAGACGATCCGGAACATCGACCTGGCCGTCGAGCTCGGTGCGGCCACCTATGTCGCCTGGGGCGGCCGGGAGGGCGCGGAGTCGGGCGCGGCGAAGGACGTCAGGGTGGCACTCGACCGCATGAAGGAGGCATTCGACCTCCTGGGCGACCACGTCACCACGCAGGGCTACGACCTGCGCTTCGCGATCGAGCCCAAGCCGAACGAGCCGCGCGGCGACATCCTGCTTCCCACGATCGGGCACGCCCTCGCCTTCATCGAACGCCTGGAACGGCCGGAACTGGTCGGCGTCAACCCGGAGACCGGCCACGAGCAGATGGCGGGGCTGAACTTCCCGCACGGCGTCGCGCAGGCGCTGTGGGCGGGCAAGCTCTTCCACATCGATCTCAACGGCCAGTCGGGCGCCAAGTACGACCAGGACCTCCGGTTCGGGGCCGGGGACCTGCGTCAGGCATTCTGGCTCGTGGATCTGCTCGAGTCGGCCGGCTACGAGGGCCCCCGGCACTTCGACTTCAAGCCCGCGCGCACCGACGGCTCCGACGGCGTGTGGGAATCCGCGCGGAACTGCATGCGCAACTACCTGATCCTGAAGGAGCGAGCCGCCTCGTTCCGCGCGGATCCCGACGTCCTGGAGGCGCTGGCCGCCGCACGCGTTCCCGAGCTGTCCGTCCCGACGGCCGCCGACGGTCTCGGCGGGCTCCTCGCGGACCGGTCGGCCTACGAGGACTTCGACGCGGTCGCGGTGGCCGCGCGGTCGTCGGCCTTCGAGCGACTGGACCAGCTGGCACTGGAGCACCTCCTCGCGGCGCGGTGA
- the xylB gene encoding xylulokinase produces MPERNPVVIGVDSSTQSTKAAVVDSATGALLAVGRAPHTVTGTDGARESDPGQWWSALRDAVGRGLRDAGVPARAVVAIAVAGQQHGLVVLDGDGTPLRPALLWNDVRSAPQAVALTDALGGPRPWLARTGSVPVAAMTAAKWAWLRAHEPATAAAAARIRLPHDFLTERLTGEAVTDPGDASGTCWYSTAAHAYDAGLLDLLGIDPGLLPAVAPTGATRVGTLAPSAARALGLPGHVAVAAGTGDNMAAAVGLGLGAHGLLDHPVVSLGTSGTVYAATRTRPAAPGLAGFAATDATYLPLGCTLNCTLAVDRFARLLGLDREQAVPGGGVVVLPYLDGERTPDLPHAGGLLTGLRHDTASGAVLGAAYEGAAFSVLRVLDGLLDVCTPDPAAVADRPLRLIGGGARGRFWRDTVRRLSGRPLLVPAVTEPVAYGAAALAAGALTGADPVAPAVAWGAGGGAVLPPVRRDTETWERIAAVLEGAEPLLARGPGTPGHAHGPCRRSPRP; encoded by the coding sequence ATGCCCGAGCGGAATCCCGTGGTGATCGGCGTGGACAGTTCCACGCAGTCGACGAAGGCGGCCGTGGTGGACTCCGCCACCGGCGCACTGCTGGCCGTCGGGCGCGCCCCGCACACGGTCACCGGCACGGACGGCGCGCGCGAGAGCGACCCCGGGCAGTGGTGGTCCGCCCTGCGCGACGCGGTCGGCCGGGGCCTGCGGGACGCGGGCGTCCCGGCACGCGCCGTCGTCGCGATCGCCGTGGCCGGACAGCAACACGGCCTGGTCGTGCTCGACGGCGACGGGACACCGCTGCGGCCCGCGCTGTTGTGGAACGACGTCCGTTCGGCGCCCCAGGCCGTCGCCCTCACCGATGCGCTCGGCGGCCCCCGGCCCTGGCTGGCGAGGACCGGTTCCGTACCCGTCGCCGCCATGACCGCCGCCAAATGGGCGTGGCTGCGCGCCCACGAGCCCGCCACCGCCGCCGCGGCGGCCCGCATCCGGCTTCCGCACGACTTCCTCACCGAGCGGCTGACCGGCGAGGCCGTGACCGATCCCGGAGACGCCTCCGGCACCTGCTGGTACTCCACCGCCGCTCACGCCTACGACGCCGGACTGCTCGACCTCCTCGGGATCGACCCGGGCCTGCTGCCCGCGGTCGCTCCCACCGGCGCTACCCGTGTGGGCACCCTCGCGCCTTCCGCCGCCCGCGCCCTCGGCCTCCCCGGACACGTCGCCGTCGCGGCCGGCACCGGTGACAACATGGCCGCTGCCGTCGGGCTCGGTCTCGGCGCGCACGGACTGCTCGACCACCCCGTCGTCAGCCTCGGCACCTCCGGGACGGTCTACGCGGCCACCCGCACCCGTCCCGCCGCCCCCGGCCTCGCCGGGTTCGCCGCCACCGACGCCACGTACCTCCCGCTGGGCTGCACACTCAACTGCACCCTGGCCGTGGATCGGTTCGCCCGGCTCCTCGGTCTCGACCGCGAACAGGCCGTGCCCGGCGGCGGCGTGGTGGTCCTGCCGTATCTCGACGGCGAACGCACACCCGACCTGCCCCACGCGGGCGGCCTCCTCACCGGCCTGCGGCACGACACCGCGTCCGGCGCCGTGCTCGGCGCGGCCTACGAGGGCGCCGCCTTCAGCGTGCTGCGCGTCCTCGACGGCCTCCTCGACGTCTGTACCCCCGATCCCGCGGCGGTGGCTGACCGCCCCCTGCGCCTCATCGGCGGAGGAGCCCGGGGGCGCTTCTGGCGGGACACCGTCCGCAGGCTCTCCGGACGTCCGCTCCTCGTGCCCGCCGTCACCGAACCGGTCGCCTACGGGGCCGCCGCGCTCGCGGCGGGCGCGCTCACGGGCGCCGACCCGGTCGCACCGGCCGTCGCCTGGGGTGCGGGGGGCGGCGCCGTCCTGCCTCCGGTGCGGCGGGACACGGAGACCTGGGAGCGGATCGCGGCGGTTCTGGAGGGTGCGGAGCCTCTCCTGGCCCGTGGGCCGGGCACTCCGGGCCACGCCCATGGTCCGTGCCGCCGGTCCCCGAGACCGTGA